Proteins encoded within one genomic window of Acidimicrobiales bacterium:
- a CDS encoding helicase-related protein → MTIVPGASAPSTLLPLAGAGQKATNRREQVLVHHLLANTIEALTDRTGTTHAFPWTPDQQVRIGVLGATINTPPPAAGAGSGTSGDDGDGDTDAGAAGAGQPAVAPPVENRGVVGLDFVIASGVVEVELDVHVAFALYHPLVPDFAYINTEAQVRAAAASAGGGNRRRRPTVPVNPTWVRDNRDVTFTIRAPVQAGEVMVTSDAIPGGDPLEADTRSAVTAHYTNPDALWKLTNNQTLPVAAALGTQADYRQALNGRRDTSWNPLWPQPQLTVTTAPTPNGDIAVSVSITNARVLTERALQDLAVYDTRMSVTVAGAGVVVPQRLGFAKDDVRYADVATVVGRGRGCVAMPGDTPKTIVAETLPLHAQHVAESSDHGIDLRFATLEAGYQSALAAIGSAMRSFLRTWDFSAAPNPGHEHDQLEELRKQFEAEVERYELGCDLLRSDVRLDRAFIFANRAFAAAKGPTGAWRLFQLVFIVSELGALAARESRTDTRLRNEIDSVDVLWFPTGGGKTEAYLGLIAVALFFDRLRDKERGTTAWLLFPLRMLSVQQLARINEILHHAEAVRAAGSLPGDPFVLGYFVGSGNTPNRLGYNDPNSWWDGIDEFAKRSQAERDERRLVGACPSCGQGDSVGLDVDLADQRLLHVCRTCGHVLAIHSSDEEVTRYQPAVIVSTVDKITAFARNGQLTAINHGPRRRCPQHGWYTHKACIAKGCAVDPSTHTSPSGFYDPTPALWIQDELHLVREELGVFAGHYHTLVAELAAGVGNEPSKVIAATATIEQYEDQLSQVYGRKPRMFPVGGPTLRKSFYTEVVDDIRRIYLGVLPAGGGTVKVDLAASITAQLVEDVHCLTDDPTPLIAALAAEGFTASPTEARAMLFDYELALAFVNSKAHGVVVHDDIHRLSEKLINQGSDPVRSEYLIGDTSLGELAAAVAAIQADTSATARAQRIRALVGTSVISHGVDLDRLNFEVLAGMPPTYADYIQVTARAGRTHVGLVVSVFDRANRRETSMYQSFATTHAALERMVAPVPVNRFATRAVERTLPGIVSALLWDETRNPNWPSIDEISTTRKFRPWWNANAAALIPHLRARIERAYRCPVQDPAMVVDEQKLVDDALDRWENVERQRMQQWQAEWLTDLFTTPAMTSLRDVNPPVEFSGGSRAGQIIARLHG, encoded by the coding sequence GTTCTCGGCGCCACCATCAACACACCCCCACCGGCGGCCGGTGCGGGGAGCGGCACGAGTGGCGACGACGGCGATGGGGATACCGACGCTGGCGCGGCGGGTGCCGGGCAGCCGGCTGTCGCACCTCCCGTCGAGAACCGAGGCGTCGTCGGACTCGATTTCGTAATCGCGAGCGGTGTCGTGGAGGTCGAGCTCGACGTGCACGTCGCGTTCGCGCTGTACCACCCGCTCGTTCCGGACTTCGCTTACATCAATACGGAAGCCCAAGTGCGCGCCGCTGCCGCGAGCGCAGGCGGAGGAAACCGTCGCCGGCGGCCAACTGTTCCAGTCAATCCGACGTGGGTTCGCGACAATCGCGATGTCACCTTCACGATCCGCGCGCCGGTGCAGGCCGGCGAAGTGATGGTGACAAGTGACGCGATTCCCGGCGGCGACCCACTCGAAGCGGACACGAGATCAGCCGTCACGGCGCACTACACGAACCCCGACGCGTTGTGGAAGCTGACGAACAACCAGACGCTGCCCGTCGCGGCCGCGCTCGGCACCCAAGCCGACTATCGGCAGGCCCTCAACGGGCGGCGGGACACGAGCTGGAACCCGCTGTGGCCGCAGCCGCAGCTCACGGTCACCACCGCGCCGACGCCGAACGGTGACATCGCCGTGTCAGTCTCGATTACCAACGCACGCGTGCTCACAGAGCGTGCGCTGCAAGACCTCGCGGTCTACGACACGCGCATGAGCGTCACCGTCGCCGGCGCAGGTGTCGTCGTCCCGCAGCGGCTCGGCTTCGCGAAGGACGATGTCCGTTACGCCGACGTTGCGACCGTCGTTGGGCGCGGCCGGGGTTGCGTTGCGATGCCTGGCGACACGCCGAAAACGATCGTCGCCGAGACCTTGCCGCTGCACGCGCAGCACGTTGCCGAGTCAAGCGACCACGGCATCGATCTGCGCTTCGCGACGCTTGAGGCCGGATACCAGAGCGCGCTGGCGGCGATCGGGTCGGCCATGCGTTCATTCCTGCGCACCTGGGACTTCAGCGCGGCACCCAACCCCGGACATGAGCACGACCAGCTCGAGGAGCTGCGCAAGCAGTTCGAAGCAGAAGTCGAGCGGTACGAGCTCGGGTGCGACCTCCTGCGCAGCGACGTACGCCTCGACCGTGCCTTCATCTTCGCGAACCGCGCCTTCGCGGCGGCAAAGGGTCCGACCGGTGCCTGGCGCCTGTTCCAGCTCGTCTTCATCGTCTCCGAACTCGGAGCGCTCGCCGCTCGCGAAAGCCGCACCGATACGCGTCTGCGCAACGAGATCGACTCGGTCGACGTCCTGTGGTTCCCGACCGGCGGCGGGAAAACCGAGGCGTACCTCGGACTCATCGCCGTCGCGCTCTTCTTCGACCGGCTGCGGGACAAAGAGCGCGGAACGACGGCTTGGCTGTTGTTCCCGCTGCGCATGCTCTCCGTTCAGCAACTCGCACGCATCAACGAGATCCTCCATCATGCGGAAGCGGTCCGGGCCGCGGGAAGTCTTCCTGGAGACCCATTCGTGCTCGGTTACTTCGTCGGATCGGGCAACACGCCGAACCGTCTCGGCTACAACGATCCGAACAGCTGGTGGGACGGGATCGATGAGTTCGCCAAGCGGTCGCAGGCCGAACGCGACGAACGCCGGCTCGTCGGCGCATGCCCGTCATGCGGCCAAGGCGACAGTGTTGGCCTCGACGTCGATCTCGCAGACCAGCGACTTCTCCACGTGTGCCGAACGTGCGGGCACGTGCTCGCGATCCACTCGAGCGACGAGGAAGTCACGCGATACCAACCGGCCGTCATCGTGTCCACCGTCGACAAGATCACGGCGTTCGCACGCAACGGGCAGCTTACCGCTATCAACCACGGGCCCCGTCGGCGCTGTCCTCAGCACGGTTGGTATACGCACAAGGCCTGCATAGCAAAGGGCTGTGCAGTTGACCCGAGCACGCACACGTCTCCCTCGGGCTTCTACGACCCGACCCCCGCACTGTGGATCCAAGACGAGTTGCACCTCGTGCGCGAAGAGCTCGGCGTATTCGCAGGCCACTACCACACGCTCGTCGCGGAGCTCGCCGCCGGAGTGGGCAACGAACCATCGAAGGTGATCGCCGCAACCGCGACCATCGAGCAATACGAGGACCAGCTTTCACAGGTGTACGGGCGCAAGCCGCGCATGTTCCCTGTCGGTGGCCCCACGCTCCGCAAGTCGTTCTACACCGAGGTCGTCGACGACATTCGTCGCATCTACCTCGGCGTACTTCCGGCGGGTGGCGGCACTGTCAAGGTCGACCTGGCCGCGTCGATCACCGCCCAGCTCGTTGAGGACGTGCACTGCCTCACCGACGACCCGACGCCGCTGATCGCGGCGCTCGCCGCCGAAGGATTCACCGCGTCGCCGACCGAGGCGAGGGCGATGCTCTTCGACTACGAACTCGCCCTCGCCTTCGTCAACAGCAAGGCGCACGGTGTCGTCGTGCACGACGACATCCACCGGCTGTCGGAGAAGCTGATCAACCAAGGATCCGACCCCGTACGCAGCGAATACCTCATCGGCGACACGTCACTCGGAGAACTCGCCGCCGCCGTCGCCGCGATCCAAGCAGACACATCCGCGACAGCGCGTGCACAACGCATCCGCGCGCTCGTCGGAACGTCCGTCATCTCGCACGGCGTCGACCTAGATCGGCTGAACTTCGAAGTCCTCGCCGGCATGCCGCCGACCTACGCCGATTACATCCAGGTGACCGCACGGGCAGGTCGCACCCATGTTGGGCTCGTCGTGTCGGTGTTCGACCGAGCGAACCGTCGCGAGACCTCGATGTACCAGAGCTTCGCGACAACGCACGCCGCACTCGAGCGGATGGTCGCGCCCGTTCCGGTAAACCGTTTCGCGACACGCGCGGTTGAACGCACGCTTCCGGGCATCGTCAGCGCACTGTTGTGGGACGAGACCCGCAACCCGAACTGGCCGAGCATCGACGAGATATCAACGACGCGCAAGTTCCGGCCGTGGTGGAACGCCAACGCCGCGGCTCTCATTCCGCACCTACGAGCGCGCATCGAGCGCGCGTACCGATGTCCGGTTCAGGACCCCGCGATGGTCGTCGACGAACAGAAGCTCGTCGACGACGCGCTCGACCGGTGGGAGAACGTCGAACGGCAACGCATGCAGCAATGGCAGGCCGAATGGCTTACGGACCTGTTCACGACCCCGGCAATGACGAGCCTGCGCGACGTCAATCCGCCCGTCGAGTTTTCCGGCGGAAGCCGTGCCGGCCAGATCATCGCTCGCCTACACGGGTGA